In the Populus trichocarpa isolate Nisqually-1 chromosome 8, P.trichocarpa_v4.1, whole genome shotgun sequence genome, caccGAGTCACTGAAATTATTACCGTTACTTTTTATAGGATGGCTTCGAGGCTTTATAGCAGATTATGGTGTGCCTTTGATGGTTTTGGTCTGGACTGCTGTTTCTTATATACCATCAGGAAGTGTTCCAAAAGGAATCCCAAGGCGTCTTTTTAGCCCCAATCCATGGTCACCAGGCGCATTTGAGAACTGGACTGTCATGAAGGCATGACTAATCGATAGAATTTGCAGTTTTCCCATCTTCTAGACACAAATGTCGTATTAACATTCTATTTTGTCAACTTAACAGGATATGCTAAAGGTGCCAGTTCTTTATATAATTGGAGCTTTCATTCCAGCAACAATGATTGCAGTCCTGTATTATTTCGACCACAGTGTAGCATCTCAGCTTGCTCAACAGAGAGaatttaatttgagaaaacCACCCTCTTTCCACTATGATCTACTTCTCTTGGGATTTATGGTACCTAAGAGTTCTGCTCTCCTGCACACCACCCCTTTTGATTTACTTCGCTTCTAGATGACAAAAGTATGGAATTggtaaatattgaaaattttgtgGCAGGTCATACTGTGTGGTCTTATCGGAATCCCTCCATCAAATGGTGTCATTCCACAATCTCCAATGCATACTAAGAGTTTAGCTACGCTGAAGCACCAAGTATACATCTCCACTATGCAACTAACTGTGTTATTCTGCATTTCCATTCCTCGGCCTCTGACTGATAATTCATGTTTGCCACCAGCATGAGCATCCCTAAAATTCCCAgagataaataatgaaaaaattgaaaatacttgatcaCATGGACATTCATATGCACCAATCCACTGACAAATGCTTAGTTTTTTCACACTAGTTCTTGTATGTCAAATGCAGATACTTCGTAATCGACTTGTGGCAACAGCACGCAAATGTATGGGTAAGGATGCAAGTCTAGGGCAAGTGTATGACAGCATGCAAGAAGCTTATCAACATATGCAGACCCCATTAATTTACCAAGAACCTTCTGCTCGGGTATATTCACTTGTTTATTGTTTTGTAGATACTCCATACATCAAAAAATTACTGTTGAATCTGTTGATGATCAAATTGTGTCTCCAATTGTAAGTATCATAGTTGTGAATCCGGCAGCCTAGGAATTTAAGATGGCAAATAGCAACCAAAGGTTTAGGAAGTTTTGAGAAACTGAAATCatattgagataatttatgcATAACCTTGCAGCAAAATAATCGTGGttcttaaatgtttttctcTGAAATACGATTGATTAGTATGGACTCACTATTAAAATGCCTACACTCGTTGGCATGTTGCATGGGCAGGGATTAAAGGAGTTGAAAGAGTCAACAATTCAGATGGCAGCAAGCATGGGAAATATTGATGCCCCAGTAGATGAGACAGTATTTGACATTGAGAAGGAGATTGATGATTTATTACCAGTTGAGGTGAAAGAACAGCGGCTCAGTAATCTGCTTCAAGCTATAATGGTAGGAGGATGTGTTGCGGCCATGCCTTTCATTAAGAAGATCCCAACCTCAGTACTATGGGGTTATTTTGCATTTATGGCCATTGAGAGCTTACCGGGCAATCAGTTCTGGGAGCGCATCTTACTGCTGTTCACTGCTCCAAGCCGGAGATACAAGTAGCCACCTGGCACCACTTTCTTCTCCCTTCTTTTTATCTCATCCATCACTCTGATTTTCTTGGCAAATAACCAAACTCTATTCTTTTGCCTCCtcgtttttttaccttttcagaTTGCTGGAGGAGTACCATACCAGTTTTGTGGAAAGCGTACCTTTCAAAACAATTGCGATATTCACAATTTTTCAGACTGCTTATTTGCTCGTCTGTTTTGGCATTACGTGGATTCCAATTGCTGGAGTTCTTTTCCCTTTAATGATCATGCTTTTGGTTCCTGTGAGACAATACATTTTGCCCAAGTTTTTCAAAGCAGTGCACCTTCAGGATTTGGATGCAGCAGAATATGAAGAAATTCCCGCTTTATCATTCAGTCTAGCAACTGTAAGCTTTTTATTCTCTCTCCTTACAAGCAGTTTAAGTCGGTAGCTTTTATCGCCTTCATATCCGATTCATGTTAATATTtgacaaaacaaagaaagcaaTTATAGTGTTATTACATGAGTAAATGTCGTTTGTGGATCATGTGCATTCAACTATACAGTCCTGTTGTATTTTTAATGTAACTGAAGTTTTTGACAGGCACAACGAGAGGTCAATCAGTTACGCATGGCAACTTATGTTTCTTGCATGTTTGGTTGATTGTTTGATATCAGGAGGCAGAGATGAGCAGGGCAGCTTCATTTGCAGATGATGGAGAAATTTTAGATGGGATCATCACTCGAAGCAGAGGGGAGATAAAACGCATGTGCAGCCCCAGAGTACCAAGTTCTGATGCGACAGCATCAAAGGAATTCAGGAGCATTCAGAGCCCACGGTTTTCCGATAAGGTGTATAGCCCTCGAGTTAGTGAAGTGCGAGGGGATTATAGTCCTCGATTAGGTGGAACTGGAAGAGGACCATTTAGTCCGAGAATCGGAGAATCAAGATTATCAAATTTAGGAAAAAGTggttagaattaaaaaaaattaaaaatacaggCGGGGATTTTGAGGGGGGGATCAGAATTCCATCAATTAAGAAGTCAATTGATGGAACTCAAAATTGTTCTGTTCAAATGAAGTGTTATTCTCTTGACCTCAAAAGGTAATAATCAGCAGCGATCATGTCCACATTTATCCATTAGGATGTCTGCAAGCAATTTGAAATGCAATCGTGCAGAAGCAACGAGCATTATCCTCAGGATCTTATTCTCTGGATACAAGAACGAATCTACCTAACTTCAGACTTTTCTCAGCTTGGGATGGATAGTACTATCCATTTGCTTTGCAGAAATAGACGCTTtactaaacaaatcaaatttagCAGGCTACTACATCTTAGCTTGGAATGAATGTTTAAAGAGATTAACATTAGTCTGAACCATCCACGGGCCTGTAAGAGTGCGGCTTGCTTTGCCTTTTCAGCTTCTAGTCCCACACGATCCAAGGCTAAAGCTCAACATAACCCACCCCTCAATTCTGAGTTCTCGTGCCTTCCCTGCACGTTATCAAGGCATGTCGTTACTACTTAATGAAGTAACTAGGGGTGCATTAGTTCcgtggaaaatgttttcctggctatggattttttttctcgaaataaataattttttactgtttagatatatcaagaaaaatattttcctataatatatattatttctcatttatgatttttaaataatggtaataaataagaaaaattgcaATGTTTATGATAAAGTTGATGGTGATGGCAGTTGTGAGATTATAAATGTTTATGATAAAGTTGATGGTGATGGTAGTTGTGAGATTATAACTGTTATATTTGTGATACTAATAGTATTAATAGTAATGATTGTAGTCACAAAATGATGGTTGTTATGGTAATGATAATAAGAACAATAATGATGGAATGGTGGTTACTTTTTGTTGTCGTTTTAAGGATAGTGGTATTTAAGAATTATGACAAGatggtaataaaataataattatattgataataaaatggTGATAAAGCGTTATGGTGGAATGACATAAAATAATGGTTATATAgtgattatatttataatatgagTGGTTGTATTGGTGGATGGCAGTAGCTGATAGAAGGCGTGGTGTTGATGAATATTATGAAATAgtagtgcaaaaaaaaaatacccccctctatatatattattttattttattttatttttgtatcctattaaaaatataattcaactaTTGTACTATCATAAGCTTATAAATATCTTAGGGGCTTTGATAAGGATGGATGGATTATTTGCTGGTCTTTTTCCTAgctttacttttttattaaaaaagataatcaaTTAACTCTTAAATTAAAAGCTTACGACATTTTAATTGATCTAAGTGAAAACAGTAGAAACAAATATGTTGTAAGAGATTTTGATTTAAAGTTTCCGGTTTAAAAAGCTTCTCTTATCCTCACAACTTGATCGatgtttatatatgtgtgtatatatatatatatataagagagtCATCTTACCTTTTCACTTTCACACATAGCATGCTGTGATTGGCTAATAGCTGTTTCCTTACTCGTGTGGCTATACCCATTTGTAAATATTGGATCTTTTCACTGTAGATTTCCATTTGAACTGCGAGTCTTTTACcatttattgtttgtttatgGGCAGCATCATCTTTAAAATTGCAAAGGTTgttaaaaggaaaggaaaaataaaagggagaaagaaagaaagtaaagaaAGATATACTTATTAAGAAAACCGCATGCATAGCCAGCATGGAATCTTCCCATTTATGCAAATTCCATTAAGCATATGGTCCTCTAACACTCGGAAGATCGATGACGAGTAAGAAAAAAACCCCTTTTGTTATCTGATTGACAGCCTAAAACTTCATTTGACTCACCAACTGTATCCTGGGGCCCGTTCCTCTACTTAAGATTCTGAAGAAACATTAAATACTCTTGATCGTTCTACGACCAGACAGCCTCTCAGCTTCATACAGTATGTGATTTATAAGTCCCCTCGCTGCACTGCAATCACGGAGAAGACGTCAAACTCGTTCccataaaaaatagaacaacAAACTACAAGTCAATGTGCATACTACAATCCAGCTTGGTATTCgaccaaacaaattaaacaaggaGCTGTTTTGCActctaaatataaaacaatgcAATTGGCATCTTGGTTGCCTAATCAAGTAATTTGCTTCTAGATGCTCGACACATAGCAAGCGAAACCGTTCCTAAAACATCAACATATTACATGAAATGaaacaaacacaagaagaaGCTAAAAATTAACATTGTGGAAAACAAAGCGAATTTCAACTTACTCATCCTTCAACTTTTGAATTTTCTCTGGATCAGTCtcatgtttgtttcttttaaacTGCTGCCTTACCATATTGACAAGAAGCTCCGTGTTATGTTGCTGCCACGataattaaaacacaaatatcaaCACACATCGACTAAAAATTAGTAATAGAAGCtaattgaaacaagaaaattactGATGttgcccccttttttttttcttttcattctttttttaagaaccCAGGATTAGATTCTTTAAATTCCATTCAGATAAGTTACTGCAAGGacagaaaattacaaaaaaccaCACGGGTGGAGTTGCACACCAGATTACcagcaaagaagaaaaagactaGATCTTAAAGCCTTAACATGCCACCTCTTATAGCTTGAACATGTCACCCAAGGAGGATGGAGTGTCAAACCAACCACCAGTAGCATTCTAGGTGATGCTGATGAGTGCCAACATGGCTCATCTAACATAACCATACAACATACCAAAGTAAGAGTTGGCTCCCAAAATCAGTAACCCAATTCCACATCAGAGTACCACCATTCAGGGCATCTTGAAtgaccaaaaaacaaatttttggtTGACCTTTCATCAACAAACCTTGTAGTAGAGTATGCTCCAAACCCAACTGttatccaaaacacaaattataGCCTAACAACAAAACCAGATGATCTCTGAACCCCTTGCCTTGCTAACAAATCAGCCATGCTACTCCCTTGTAACAAAGTACGGAAAAAAACTACTTGATCACACGGCTTCCTAAAAGACTGAATTAACAAAACCGACATGGTATTTCCAAGGCTTATCCTCTGCTTTATTCAACCAACCACCAATGCTGAATCTGTTTCAACAACCAGTCTGTCACCAATCATCATATCTCTATTAACTGAGATCACAAGTGCTTTAAGTGCAGCTAGCAGTGgaacaaaattagaatttataaaacCAGCAAATATTGAGAACGAGAAACTATATTTCAAAACCCCACCAACACCAGCAAGCCCAAGCTTGCCAAGCAACAAGCCATCCGTATTCAACTTCATCAATCCAGGAGAATTGCACACGTAATTTCCAATCTAATAATACCATCCGCAAATCAAACCAAGTCAGAAGAGCTATATGGAAAGCCATCCATGGTTACTTTAATTAATCAAGACACGTAACACCTTTTAGAAAACTAACTCATCTGAGCAAGCCAAATCGACCACAGTGTAACATAGAACAACATATTTTCTCAGGAATTCTCTACAACTAGAAACACCCAGCCAATAGAGCATCCATAGACGGTGGACAACTCCATTGCATGCCTCATCAGAAACACAAACTGCTCCAAATCAGCCAATGATTtcgaaaattaaaaataataaaacagtcTCCACTTCACAGTTACTCTGACTTGCATGCATGGACAATACCTCCACTCTCAAGCTTAGAAGATGTCTAGTGCTAGCTCTAGAGGCCGCACAAAAATTAGCACCTAAGCAGGAGTTACTCCGGCACAGTCTGACTTATCTAGCAGCTATGTTGAGTGTTGCTAATCTAATTAATGAGCTCaattaatcaaaacataaataagtaGAGAGAGATTATTTACTTGATGACCAATATATTTAGCTCGTCGAAGACATTCACGGTAAAGCTGCATttaaaaccatgaaaatcaGGGATCTGAATAATTACTACTAGTGTAGATTTAATTGAGGCAGAAATAAAATGATACTTAACTCTAATTACGTTGTTGGCTAGTTCAGGAGGCAGCGCAGTTTGCAATGACGGCATCGtttcttgagagagagagagagagagagagagagacgactGACGCGTGAGCGAGCGAGCGTTTCAATTTGCTGTCGCGGCAAATGAAAACGAAACTGCTTGCCGGTGCGTTTCTGGTGCATGTTGTTGCAATTGTTGGGTTGTGTAAACTGGAAAATATAGGCCTACTTAGCCCATTTGTTGGTGGGCTTAGACTATTAGCTGGATTGTTTAGAGAGAAGCGTGCGTGTGTCTTTCGTCTCTTTCTCTGCTTCCCCTTCAGTGGCAACCCAACGGTGAAGGGGCAATAGGGCTAAGGGCGTGgttaaaataaagttgtttctTTATGGTATATTCACTAGTTAGATGACCCGCgtgatgccgcgggtcaatttttttgcataaaaaatatataaaaaaagttatgatttaaaagtattaggtttttctgcaaaactatagccaagagtcttgggtttggctgcaatgtctgacccaagagtaatatttataatattaataataacattaaacttgcatgacccaagtttaagtgggtttggctgcaataccagacccaataaccttggatgtgggtctgactGTAAGGTcgtatcataaaagtgtgataattaaatagattaagtaaaaagaaaaaaacatagaaaaaaaaaccaacatgaagaaaataaataatgaagaaaaagaaaaaaaatctgaattaactgggttaactcttcaaaccaggttaacccgtcaaacattGGATtggtgtcgtgaaagtttgataactaaatagaaaaaaaaaattgacgggttaccccagaattaactgggctaacccttcaaacccgggatccgtgtcataaaattctgataattaaatagaaaaaatttaatattaagaaagtaaattaaaaaaaataattaaaaaagaaaaaaaaaagaaaaaagccagaaaaaaactaaaagcatcagctttttcaataaaatgcttaaaaagaaaaagaaaagggaaaaaaacaaaggcatacccacgggttatttttttttcttgcataaaaaatataaaaaaggctaagatctaagagtgttaggtctttctgcaaagatatatGACTGCAagatcgtgtcataaaagtatgataattaaatagattaattaaaaagaaaaaaacaaagaaaaaaaaccaacatgaagaaaaaaattaatgaagaaaaagaaaaaaaatctgaattaactgggttaacccatcaaacttgggattcatgtcatgaaagtttgataactaaataaaaaaaaaagttgatgggtTAACCAAGAATTAACTcagttaacccgtgaaaccaggttaactagtcaaactcgggatatgtgtcatgaaagtctgataattaaatagaaagaaatttaacattaacaaactaaattaaacaaaaaaaattaattaaaaagaaaaaaaaaacttcgggTTACCTTGTcgaatcaggttaacccgttaaacccgggatccatgtcataaaagtctgataactaaataaaaaaatttaacattaataaaagaaaaaaacaaataaaaatagacgggttaacccagaattaattgggttaacccgtaaaacaAGGTTAACCCGTCAGACctgggatatgtgtcatgaaagtctaataactaaatagaaagaaatttaacattaacaaactaaagtaaacgaaaaaaattaattaaaaaaaaacaaaaaaaaaactcctggttaactcgtcaaaccagattaacctgttaaacctggGATccttgtcatgaaagtctgataactaaataaaaaaatttaacattaacaaaataaaaaaacaaaaaaaaaatggacgggttaatccataattaactgggttaacccgtgaaacctgagatatgtgtcatgaaagtctgataactaaatagaaagaaatttaacattaacaaactaaaataaatgaaaaaaattaattaaaaagaaaaaaaatcaggttaactcgtgaaaccaagttaacttgttaaacccgAGATTaatgtcataaaagtctgataactaaattaaaaaattattaacattaacaaactaaattaaacaaaacaaaatttattaaaagaaaaaaaaaacaaagaaagaaaaaaaaaagctaaaggcatcaaaaaagaaaaaattaaaaaaaatgaaaaaaaaatagcttaaactaaattaaacaaaacaaaatttattaaaagagaaaaaacaaagaaagaaaaaaaaagctaaaggcatcaaaagagaaaaaataaagaaaaataacttaaaaaaaacagtttaaaaaaaaaaaatagttcaaccTTTCACGATAAATTGCTATAGTGAAAGCTTAacagttttattatatttctaacgTAGATATCTATTTGCCTCTTCTTTTTTCGTTGATGAGTAATTTGATTGATTTCCTTGATTTGATATTGGAGATAAACATGCTGGTGGTAGTTTTATAGTTTGAACTTTAAATGTGATAGTTTGACTGTAAAGAAAAGctataaaaatcaagaagtCCACAAACCCAAATCCATTAAACTTAATAACTCACGACGATTAGATATTTTGAGTtcatttcaaagtaaaaaaaactgttgatttttttttttggggtcgGTATATCTTCGTGGTATGTTAATACCTAAATCttctttctcaaaaaaataaaaataaaaataaaaataaaaactcaatcttttataataataatgatggtaAAATCCACTCTAATCTATTGCAccactaaagaaaaaaaaacagcaatcaATTACACAGTCGAAGGTAAGAAAAAACAGCCCGTATTCTACTACATCATCGCACAATAAGGGGGAAATACCCTAACAGGGATGGAGACTCCGTAATAATCAAGACCCAGAACAAGATACCAGTGGATCTTGGGTTCTGTAGTTTACAGCATCCTATATGGTACAATAGTATTGGCAATAACCAAAACTACTAGTATGATTGCAATTATATCTCAGCAACCAACAGAGGAGACCTCCCCTTGACTCTCAGGCTGTCCTTCTCTTAAGCAATTTATAGGAGGAATAGTCACTGTTTCTTGAGTTCCATAGGCATTCCAACAAAAGGGATCATCCATCAACTCACCTTCTTCAGGGAGAAGCTCAACCTCTGATAGAATTATATCGGTGCAGGCTACTGTGTCACTACAAGCAAAGTGTATTGGTGGGGTTCTAACATCATATGTGCCCTTAATGTTCCTGTATGTAACGCCTGTGACATAGACAGCTGAGGTCTCATTTAGACAAGCCTTCGATAGGCAGTAGTATTGGTCTATGTTCATGCAGTTCCTAACATTCTCCATTTGGATGTTTTCAAAGTTTATGTCGGATACGCAACCCGTGCCGCCTTGCCATGTCTTGATCCTCAGTCCATTGTCTGATTCTTTTATTACTGAATTTCGGACGGTTATGTTCCTTACACATGCCTGGGAATGGTGTACTCCCAGGCTTCCAATGCTGAAGAAAACAGAGGGAAAATGCAGAGTTTTAGAATCTTGAACCAGAGTTAACTTGGTGTCAATCCCATATAAGTAAATTCAACAAGAATATGAAAAGCATGTGGAACTTCATATTTGTATTTCtataagaataagaaaaagaaaaggaaaaggaaaacacattCAATCAACAGGCCATGCATCAATAGATAGTTTTCTCtataaatttttagcaaaaatgcAAAATGGCATTTTGCTATGTGATGATCACGTCAAGGTGGAAATCAAGTTCTtggctagttttttttctttctttctttctaaatcAACTTTTTGAATTACTTATTTTGTGATAAATGATAAATACTTTTGTGCGTCGACAAATGGTATTtatcaaacactgaaaaactgtCATATGGCCATCATGTTGTAGGGCCAAGCATGGCCTCAACTGTAATGAAAAGAGACCAAAAAATAGCTTCACACAGTGTACTGGTGGTTGGTAGTTAATACAACCATGATACCTATTTAATTGAAACAGAGAGAAGATTGTACGGTACCTAATCCCGTGACTGGGACCACAGGTGAGACCATCTATATCAACATTCGAGCATCCTGTCCCGATCGATATGCAATCGTCACCTGTTTAAGTTGAGGAATCCATTATTAGAAACGGCTTGATAGCAGATAATTAATCTGAAAAGAGAGATTATAAATAAGAATgcgttgttgtttttttttagtttgtcgTACCGTTGCTAATGGAAGAGTCGTATATGCCAACAGCCTTAGTGTTCTCTATGTGAATCCCATCAGTATTGGGGCTAAGTTTAGGGGAAGATATGGACAGTTTTTCTATCAAAACTCCTTCACAGCCATCAAATTTCATATGGAATTGGGGACTGTTCTGGATTCTTAAGCCACTGACTGCCAAATTGGAGCTCATGAAAAAGCGAATTAACTGAAACAATTAACAAATTTGTAGCGGTTAAAGTATGGCGAAAGTATGTAGTGattgattcaatttttatctaaattacGTGGAGAAAATTTTCACTTACAGCAGGGCTATCACACGGTCCTTTTGATGTCGATCCATTTGGGCTCTGGAATCATATCATATTGCGACAGAAAATGTTAATTTGGTTCGATTACAGAATTAATGAGATGCTGACTTCATTCAAGAAATATTACCCTGTGAGGTTTGCAGGGTAGATCCCACCACTTCTCTCCATTTCCTTCAATGGTTCCTTTTCCAGTGAGAGTCATACCGTCAAGTCGATAAAACACAAGCCATTGCTTTGTGCTATCTTTTTCTGGCCAGCAATCCGGTCCATCTGGCGGCATCAGGTACCCATCCACCTATTCACATTACAATTTTCTGTAAGCCACAGTAGACTAGACATGGCAAGGTTATACAAAAACAATCAGAAACATGGATATAAATGTTTTACCTGAAACACTAGTCCTGGCTTGCATGGACCTGTGAAAATAGTTGAGGTGATCATGAAAGAATGACCTGAAGGAGCCAGAATAACACCAGATTCCACTCCACAAGCTTCTTTCCAAGCCTGCCTGAATGCATCGGTGTCGTCAGTGGAGCCATCACCAACTGCCCCATAATCCATTACATTGAAAATGCAGCCTGAACTGGTATTTCCAGGATCTTTCGGATAAGGGTCTGAAGGGATTGAAGGAGGATTAGAAGGGGATGAAGGGGCAATGGGGTTTTGAGGATCCGGGGTATCATCAGGGGGTGGAGAAACGGGGGACCCTATATTGTTGGAGCTCTTGTTCTTTGGCTTATGGTAATGGTACCTTCCTTCTACATTGCTTGAATTGTAAAGCAGAAGGGACACCCCAATGCAAATGGCGAAAAAACCACGAATGATCTCCATGAAAATGAAACGAAGGGTGGTAGTGTAGGCAGTGTGTTCtgtgagaaataaaaagaaatcaagaattttGTCAATGTAAAACAATGACAAGTACAGCTTCTCAAAGTTAATAAGTGAGAAACAGCA is a window encoding:
- the LOC7471084 gene encoding uncharacterized protein LOC7471084 isoform X1, coding for MPSLQTALPPELANNVIRLYRECLRRAKYIGHQQHNTELLVNMVRQQFKRNKHETDPEKIQKLKDDAARGLINHILYEAERLSGRRTIKSI
- the LOC7471083 gene encoding boron transporter 1 isoform X1, which translates into the protein MEESFVPFRGIKNDLQGRLKCYKQDWTGGFKAGFRILAPTTYIFFASAIPVISFGEQLDRDTDGVLTAVQTLASTALCGIIHSIIGGQPLLILGVAEPTVIMYTFMFKFAKNIPDLGSKLFLAWSGWVCVWTAILLFLLSILGACSIISRFTRVAGELFGLLIAMLFMQEAVKGLVNEFGIPRRENPKSVEFQPSWRFANGMFALVLSFGLLLAGLRSRKARSWRYGSGWLRGFIADYGVPLMVLVWTAVSYIPSGSVPKGIPRRLFSPNPWSPGAFENWTVMKDMLKVPVLYIIGAFIPATMIAVLYYFDHSVASQLAQQREFNLRKPPSFHYDLLLLGFMVILCGLIGIPPSNGVIPQSPMHTKSLATLKHQILRNRLVATARKCMGKDASLGQVYDSMQEAYQHMQTPLIYQEPSARGLKELKESTIQMAASMGNIDAPVDETVFDIEKEIDDLLPVEVKEQRLSNLLQAIMVGGCVAAMPFIKKIPTSVLWGYFAFMAIESLPGNQFWERILLLFTAPSRRYKLLEEYHTSFVESVPFKTIAIFTIFQTAYLLVCFGITWIPIAGVLFPLMIMLLVPVRQYILPKFFKAVHLQDLDAAEYEEIPALSFSLATEAEMSRAASFADDGEILDGIITRSRGEIKRMCSPRVPSSDATASKEFRSIQSPRFSDKVYSPRVSEVRGDYSPRLGGTGRGPFSPRIGESRLSNLGKSG
- the LOC7471084 gene encoding uncharacterized protein LOC7471084 isoform X2, with translation MPSLQTALPPELANNVIRQHNTELLVNMVRQQFKRNKHETDPEKIQKLKDDAARGLINHILYEAERLSGRRTIKSI
- the LOC7498233 gene encoding polygalacturonase At1g48100; amino-acid sequence: MEIIRGFFAICIGVSLLLYNSSNVEGRYHYHKPKNKSSNNIGSPVSPPPDDTPDPQNPIAPSSPSNPPSIPSDPYPKDPGNTSSGCIFNVMDYGAVGDGSTDDTDAFRQAWKEACGVESGVILAPSGHSFMITSTIFTGPCKPGLVFQVDGYLMPPDGPDCWPEKDSTKQWLVFYRLDGMTLTGKGTIEGNGEKWWDLPCKPHRSPNGSTSKGPCDSPALIRFFMSSNLAVSGLRIQNSPQFHMKFDGCEGVLIEKLSISSPKLSPNTDGIHIENTKAVGIYDSSISNGDDCISIGTGCSNVDIDGLTCGPSHGISIGSLGVHHSQACVRNITVRNSVIKESDNGLRIKTWQGGTGCVSDINFENIQMENVRNCMNIDQYYCLSKACLNETSAVYVTGVTYRNIKGTYDVRTPPIHFACSDTVACTDIILSEVELLPEEGELMDDPFCWNAYGTQETVTIPPINCLREGQPESQGEVSSVGC
- the LOC7471084 gene encoding uncharacterized protein LOC7471084 isoform X3, producing MPSLQTALPPELANNVIRLYRECLRRAKYIGHQQHNTELLVNMVRQQFKRNKHETDPEKIQKLKDDEGTYKSHTV
- the LOC7471083 gene encoding boron transporter 1 isoform X2, which translates into the protein MEESFVPFRGIKNDLQGRLKCYKQDWTGGFKAGFRILAPTTYIFFASAIPVISFGEQLDRDTDGVLTAVQTLASTALCGIIHSIIGGQPLLILGVAEPTVIMYTFMFKFAKNIPDLGSKLFLAWSGWVCVWTAILLFLLSILGACSIISRFTRVAGELFGLLIAMLFMQEAVKGLVNEFGIPRRENPKSVEFQPSWRFANGMFALVLSFGLLLAGLRSRKARSWRYGSGWLRGFIADYGVPLMVLVWTAVSYIPSGSVPKGIPRRLFSPNPWSPGAFENWTVMKDMLKVPVLYIIGAFIPATMIAVLYYFDHSVASQLAQQREFNLRKPPSFHYDLLLLGFMVILCGLIGIPPSNGVIPQSPMHTKSLATLKHQILRNRLVATARKCMGKDASLGQVYDSMQEAYQHMQTPLIYQEPSARGLKELKESTIQMAASMGNIDAPVDETVFDIEKEIDDLLPVEVKEQRLSNLLQAIMVGGCVAAMPFIKKIPTSVLWGYFAFMAIESLPGNQFWERILLLFTAPSRRYKLLEEYHTSFVESVPFKTIAIFTIFQTAYLLVCFGITWIPIAGVLFPLMIMLLVPVRQYILPKFFKAVHLQDLDAAEYEEIPALSFSLATAQREVNQLRMATYVSCMFG